The Halomicronema hongdechloris C2206 genome includes a window with the following:
- a CDS encoding metal-binding protein: MPSGRTHDRITLWSLPLVLLVASRITLDPWLTGIVGGGYLFGGFMFGPDLDIHSVQYKRWGWFRWIWLPYRGSLRHRSRLSHGPIIGTTLRVLYLSLWLGLLGLIIIDVLNSLGRAQVTWADIGQGMTLGLRQFAPQWLALVCGIELGALSHSVSDWLVSSLRRQRRGQRPRR; the protein is encoded by the coding sequence ATGCCCTCTGGACGCACCCACGATCGCATCACTCTTTGGAGCTTGCCGCTAGTGCTATTAGTGGCGTCGCGAATTACCCTGGATCCCTGGCTGACTGGCATTGTCGGGGGGGGGTATCTCTTTGGCGGCTTCATGTTTGGCCCCGACTTGGACATTCACTCGGTGCAGTACAAGCGCTGGGGTTGGTTCCGCTGGATTTGGCTGCCCTATCGCGGTAGCCTGCGCCATCGCTCCCGCCTCTCCCATGGCCCCATCATCGGCACTACTCTGCGAGTGCTGTATCTATCCCTATGGTTGGGCTTGTTGGGGCTGATTATTATTGATGTGCTCAATAGTCTGGGCCGGGCCCAGGTCACCTGGGCAGATATTGGTCAGGGCATGACCTTGGGGTTGCGGCAGTTTGCCCCCCAGTGGCTGGCTCTGGTCTGTGGCATTGAGCTGGGAGCCCTGAGCCATTCGGTTAGCGATTGGTTGGTGTCGAGTCTGCGGCGGCAGCGTCGAGGGCAGCGACCGCGGCGATGA
- a CDS encoding MEKHLA domain-containing protein: MMSQPLWQRPDIIDWSQRLLASYRHWLGQDLLPLAAAAPEAARQLFWAPRVVVSHGTQADPVLNYGNQAALDLWQLNWDRFTQTPSRHTAEPMHRQERTNMLAQLEAQGYVDNYRGVRISSQGRRFYIERAIIWNVVDDTGKRVGQAATFKEWQFLS, from the coding sequence ATGATGTCTCAGCCCCTCTGGCAACGGCCCGATATCATCGATTGGTCCCAGCGGTTGCTGGCCAGCTATCGCCATTGGCTGGGCCAGGACCTGTTGCCGCTGGCGGCTGCGGCCCCTGAGGCGGCGAGGCAGTTGTTTTGGGCGCCTCGGGTGGTGGTCTCCCACGGCACCCAGGCCGATCCGGTCTTGAACTATGGCAATCAGGCGGCCTTAGATCTGTGGCAGCTGAACTGGGACCGGTTTACCCAGACCCCGTCTCGCCATACAGCGGAACCAATGCATCGCCAGGAGCGGACCAATATGCTAGCCCAGTTGGAAGCCCAGGGCTATGTGGATAATTATCGGGGGGTGCGGATCTCTAGTCAGGGGCGGCGGTTTTATATTGAGCGGGCCATCATCTGGAATGTGGTGGACGATACTGGGAAACGGGTGGGACAGGCGGCAACCTTTAAGGAGTGGCAGTTTTTGTCCTGA
- a CDS encoding restriction endonuclease codes for MNYQNVTVTSPSNDKGVDVVADIELGITSVREVVQAKRQKTNTQRPVLDALRGSLYRFQAVRGTIITTGNFSKGTVQVAFEAGELPITLINGEKLVDLLIEYGLGVRNRTIELLELDADAFVQSEESLDDG; via the coding sequence ATGAACTATCAGAACGTGACCGTCACTTCCCCATCAAACGATAAGGGCGTAGACGTTGTAGCAGATATTGAGCTGGGGATCACCTCCGTTCGGGAAGTCGTTCAGGCAAAACGTCAAAAGACCAACACTCAACGTCCGGTGCTGGATGCCTTGAGAGGCTCTTTGTATCGGTTTCAGGCGGTGCGAGGCACCATTATCACCACGGGCAACTTTTCAAAGGGCACCGTACAGGTAGCTTTTGAAGCGGGGGAACTGCCAATCACCCTGATTAACGGAGAAAAGCTGGTTGATCTGCTGATTGAGTATGGTCTTGGCGTCCGTAACCGTACTATTGAGCTGTTAGAGCTGGATGCCGATGCTTTCGTCCAATCTGAAGAGAGTTTAGATGACGGGTAG